A genome region from Longimicrobium sp. includes the following:
- a CDS encoding diguanylate cyclase domain-containing protein, which yields MTEPHPSSDSEALVASHAAEIRQRLVSQAQQNVDEVLRALAAQAPPAPIAPESAAARDAFARKWSELADVLLDPRTGLASRILFWDRLRHAAARYRRHKLLFGVLYVRTSDDKEAHVPELARRLGVSLREIDTVGYAGGGEFTVLLDGLQAAGDAQAVAERIQRELASAVQGGAVPLSASIGVAVPAGDGDPGTILWQAYVAMQRVGSGAVGVAPAA from the coding sequence GTGACCGAGCCCCACCCCTCCAGCGATTCCGAAGCCCTGGTCGCCTCGCACGCCGCCGAAATCCGCCAGCGCCTGGTGAGCCAGGCGCAGCAGAACGTGGACGAGGTGCTGCGCGCATTGGCCGCGCAGGCGCCCCCCGCTCCCATCGCGCCCGAGTCCGCGGCCGCCCGCGATGCGTTCGCGCGAAAGTGGTCGGAGCTGGCCGACGTGCTGCTGGACCCGCGGACCGGGCTCGCCAGCCGCATCCTGTTCTGGGACCGGCTACGCCACGCCGCCGCTCGCTACCGGCGGCACAAGCTGCTGTTCGGGGTGCTGTACGTGCGGACGTCGGACGACAAGGAGGCGCACGTGCCCGAGCTGGCGCGGCGCCTGGGGGTGAGCCTGCGGGAGATCGATACGGTGGGGTACGCGGGGGGCGGCGAGTTCACGGTGCTGCTCGACGGGTTGCAGGCCGCGGGAGACGCCCAGGCAGTGGCCGAGCGCATTCAGCGGGAGCTGGCGTCGGCGGTGCAGGGAGGCGCCGTGCCGCTGAGCGCCAGCATCGGCGTGGCGGTGCCGGCGGGGGATGGAGACCCGGGCACCATCCTGTGGCAGGCCTACGTGGCCATGCAGCGGGTGGGCTCCGGCGCGGTAGGCGTGGCGCCGGCGGCCTGA
- a CDS encoding medium chain dehydrogenase/reductase family protein: MRQVWITRRGGPEVLQVREAPDPEPAAGEVRIRVAASGVNFADVLARMGLYPDAPPLPTVVGYEVAGVIDRVGKGVEGFREGDRVGALTRFGGYADVVCVSPMQVSPLPDALSFQKAAAIPVNYLTAWIMLVHLGCVREGDRVLVQAVAGGVGQAAVQICRWRGAEVIGTASAGKHERLREMGVAHCIDYRTQDFEAEVKRITGGTGVDIALDAVGGESFAKSYRSLAHLGRLYVFGVSSMAPGKRRSIPAAVHGLWKMPRFSPIPMMNKNRGVHGVNLGHLWKRVDLLKRMQSEIMALVQDGTFDPVVDRVFPLEQAADAHAWIQDRKNFGKVLLGSA; encoded by the coding sequence GTGAGACAGGTTTGGATCACCCGGCGCGGCGGGCCGGAGGTGCTGCAGGTGCGCGAGGCGCCGGACCCGGAGCCGGCGGCCGGTGAGGTGCGCATTCGCGTCGCGGCGTCGGGCGTGAACTTCGCCGACGTGCTGGCGCGCATGGGCTTGTACCCGGACGCGCCGCCGCTTCCCACCGTCGTCGGATACGAGGTGGCGGGGGTGATCGACCGTGTGGGCAAGGGCGTGGAGGGGTTCCGCGAAGGCGACCGCGTGGGCGCGCTCACCCGGTTCGGCGGGTACGCGGACGTGGTGTGCGTGTCGCCGATGCAGGTGTCGCCGCTGCCCGACGCGCTCTCGTTCCAGAAGGCGGCGGCCATCCCCGTGAACTACCTGACCGCGTGGATCATGCTGGTGCACCTGGGCTGCGTGCGCGAGGGCGACCGCGTGCTGGTGCAGGCGGTGGCGGGTGGCGTGGGTCAGGCGGCGGTGCAGATCTGCCGCTGGCGGGGCGCGGAGGTGATCGGCACGGCGAGCGCGGGCAAGCACGAGCGGCTGCGGGAGATGGGGGTGGCGCACTGCATCGACTACCGCACCCAGGACTTCGAGGCCGAGGTCAAGCGCATCACGGGCGGCACCGGCGTCGACATCGCGCTGGACGCCGTGGGGGGCGAGTCGTTCGCCAAGAGCTATCGATCACTCGCGCACCTGGGGCGGCTGTACGTTTTCGGCGTGTCGAGCATGGCGCCGGGCAAGCGCCGCAGCATTCCCGCCGCGGTGCACGGGCTGTGGAAGATGCCGCGCTTCAGCCCCATCCCCATGATGAACAAGAACCGCGGCGTCCACGGGGTGAACCTGGGGCACCTGTGGAAGCGCGTGGACCTGCTGAAGCGCATGCAGTCCGAGATCATGGCGTTGGTGCAGGACGGCACGTTCGATCCCGTCGTGGACCGCGTGTTTCCCCTGGAGCAGGCGGCGGATGCACACGCGTGGATCCAGGACCGGAAGAACTTCGGAAAGGTGCTGCTGGGGAGTGCGTGA
- a CDS encoding S8 family peptidase, translated as MRRTFAFAAIAATLAACGEQTSPVAPAGPVNLLQDNSIIPGRYIVTVSDDVDPLPLALQYGIRPDYVYEDVLTGFAGNIGSAALEALKLDGRVRMIEPDGRTTAYNTTQTGATWGLDRIDQRTLPLSTTYNYVSTGTGVTAYIVDTGIRYDHSEFGGRATFGIDVMADSATQRGADCNGHGTHVAGTVGGSTYGVAKNVSLVAVRVLDCAGSGSFSGIIAGMDWIARNGKLPAVANMSIGGLVPQRSASVDQATSNLIAAGVTLALAAGNGVPNGGVGIDACNGSPGGHPLAITVGASDKTDQRTVWSNYGDCVTFFAPGSGIMSADFASATGAKSLSGTSMASPHVAGVAALYLQGAPGAAPAT; from the coding sequence ATGCGCCGGACGTTCGCTTTCGCCGCCATTGCCGCCACCCTCGCGGCCTGCGGTGAACAGACCAGCCCCGTGGCCCCCGCCGGCCCCGTGAACCTGTTGCAGGACAACAGCATCATCCCCGGCCGCTACATCGTCACCGTCAGCGACGACGTGGATCCGCTGCCGCTCGCGCTGCAGTACGGCATTCGCCCCGACTACGTGTACGAGGACGTGCTCACGGGCTTCGCGGGCAACATCGGCAGCGCGGCGCTCGAGGCGCTGAAGCTGGACGGCCGCGTGCGGATGATCGAGCCCGACGGCCGCACCACCGCGTACAACACCACGCAGACGGGCGCCACCTGGGGGCTGGACCGCATCGACCAGCGCACGCTTCCCCTGAGCACCACGTACAACTACGTCAGCACCGGCACGGGCGTCACCGCGTACATCGTGGACACCGGCATCCGCTACGACCACTCCGAGTTCGGCGGCCGCGCCACCTTCGGCATCGACGTGATGGCCGACAGCGCCACCCAGCGCGGCGCCGACTGCAACGGGCACGGAACGCACGTGGCCGGCACGGTGGGCGGCTCCACCTACGGCGTCGCCAAGAACGTGTCGCTGGTGGCGGTTCGCGTGCTGGACTGCGCCGGCAGCGGCTCGTTCTCGGGGATCATCGCCGGCATGGACTGGATCGCGCGCAACGGCAAGCTTCCGGCGGTGGCCAACATGTCCATCGGCGGGCTGGTTCCGCAGCGCAGCGCGTCGGTGGACCAGGCCACCAGCAACCTGATCGCCGCGGGCGTCACCCTGGCGCTGGCCGCCGGCAACGGCGTTCCCAACGGCGGCGTGGGCATCGACGCCTGCAACGGCTCGCCGGGCGGGCACCCGCTGGCCATCACCGTGGGCGCCAGCGACAAGACCGACCAGCGTACCGTGTGGAGCAACTACGGCGACTGCGTAACCTTCTTCGCCCCGGGCAGCGGCATCATGTCGGCCGACTTCGCCAGCGCGACGGGCGCCAAGTCGCTGAGCGGCACCTCGATGGCCTCGCCGCACGTGGCGGGCGTCGCCGCCCTGTACCTGCAGGGTGCGCCGGGCGCCGCGCCGGCGAC
- a CDS encoding flavin reductase family protein gives MSRRPIQASIRTHAGDGEFADGVRTEDFREAMSLWASGVAILAASDGDDVEAITASAVTSLSVDPPLVLVCIGNHAAILPTIHEQRRFVINLLAEGDRRLASDVALRVPPDPSRLPASGDPVLEGALASLVCRLWETYPGGDHQIVIGQVERVEIGADAAPLVHFAREYRALR, from the coding sequence ATGAGCCGCCGACCGATCCAGGCCAGCATCCGTACGCACGCAGGCGACGGCGAATTCGCCGACGGTGTACGGACCGAGGACTTCCGCGAGGCGATGTCGCTGTGGGCCAGCGGCGTCGCCATTCTGGCGGCTTCGGACGGCGACGACGTCGAGGCGATCACCGCCAGCGCAGTGACGTCCCTTTCGGTGGATCCGCCGCTGGTGCTGGTGTGCATCGGCAACCACGCCGCCATCCTGCCGACGATCCACGAGCAGCGCCGCTTCGTCATCAACCTGCTGGCCGAGGGCGACCGGCGGCTGGCTTCGGACGTGGCGCTGCGGGTGCCGCCGGACCCGTCGCGCCTGCCCGCGTCGGGCGATCCCGTGCTGGAGGGCGCGCTGGCGTCGCTGGTCTGCCGCCTGTGGGAAACGTATCCCGGCGGCGATCACCAGATCGTCATCGGGCAGGTGGAGCGGGTGGAGATAGGTGCCGACGCCGCGCCGCTGGTCCACTTCGCGCGGGAGTATCGCGCGCTGCGCTAA
- a CDS encoding GGDEF domain-containing protein, translated as MDQDRRQKQHGLALATSGLALALAVIAMLDVMEYADIATVEWALLVGVAGGVLGSVWVLLERGARLWRGWDPHFVLVPSLATALLLSAMVRTAPEVRMLVLVVWPVVLIFCAGYIGFRAAALLSALMTAGYLGAVVWAGLPGTRLGVEALVGGVFLVTSLYACVVLSRIRKQRLELASARAELSRLALTDSLTGLANRRHFDHVVAAETSRRERHGGALSLAILDVDHFKHFNDRFGHPAGDGALQEFARLLREHVRVHDTVARVGGEEFAVVMVGADADTACAVAERLRSFVAMHRFGGGAHLSVSIGVATAPDDGSDASELVRSADRALYLAKAAGRDTVVAAAEDASTALASQPG; from the coding sequence ATGGACCAGGACCGCCGTCAGAAGCAGCACGGCCTTGCCCTCGCCACCAGCGGCCTGGCGCTCGCGCTGGCGGTGATCGCCATGCTCGACGTCATGGAGTACGCCGACATCGCCACGGTGGAGTGGGCGCTGCTGGTGGGCGTGGCGGGGGGCGTGCTGGGGTCGGTGTGGGTGCTCCTGGAGCGGGGCGCCCGGCTGTGGCGCGGGTGGGATCCTCACTTCGTGCTGGTTCCCTCGCTGGCCACCGCGCTGCTGCTGAGCGCCATGGTGCGCACGGCGCCCGAGGTGCGGATGCTGGTGCTGGTGGTGTGGCCGGTGGTGCTGATCTTTTGCGCCGGGTACATCGGCTTTCGCGCGGCCGCCCTGCTCAGCGCGCTGATGACGGCGGGCTACCTGGGCGCGGTGGTGTGGGCCGGGCTCCCCGGCACGCGGCTGGGGGTGGAGGCGCTGGTGGGCGGCGTGTTCCTGGTGACCTCGCTGTACGCCTGCGTGGTGCTGTCGCGCATCCGCAAGCAGCGCCTGGAGCTGGCGTCCGCCCGCGCCGAGCTGTCGCGGCTGGCGCTGACCGACTCGCTGACGGGGCTGGCCAACCGGCGCCACTTCGACCACGTGGTGGCCGCCGAAACGTCCCGTCGCGAGCGGCACGGCGGCGCGCTGAGCCTGGCCATCCTGGACGTGGATCACTTCAAGCACTTCAACGACCGCTTCGGCCACCCCGCGGGCGACGGGGCGCTGCAGGAGTTCGCCCGCCTGCTGCGCGAGCACGTGCGCGTGCACGACACCGTCGCGAGGGTGGGGGGCGAAGAGTTCGCCGTGGTGATGGTGGGCGCCGACGCCGATACGGCGTGCGCCGTGGCCGAGCGGCTGCGCAGCTTCGTGGCAATGCACCGATTCGGCGGCGGGGCGCACCTGTCCGTGAGCATCGGCGTGGCCACCGCGCCCGACGACGGCTCCGATGCGTCGGAGCTGGTGCGCTCCGCGGACCGCGCGCTGTACCTGGCCAAGGCCGCCGGCCGCGACACCGTGGTGGCCGCCGCCGAAGACGCATCCACGGCGCTCGCGTCGCAGCCGGGCTGA
- a CDS encoding ATP-binding protein — protein MANNPLRDLIFGPDRAALASASTPRRSFADVVLPPSTRRALDNALVQIQKHDLIFGEWGLGERHESGLGLAFNFAGPPGTGKTICAEAIAHALGKRLLVVRYNELESQWAGATAKNVAAVFASAQAENAVLFFDEADAIAGRRFTSMDQGYQREANAVVNVLLRELEEFPGVVIFATNLAANFDPAFERRIRTHILFEQPGPEEREKIWKVQIHARKTPLAADVDFAALAQRYPLTGGDIKNAVLKAAQMAIAEPGPDAEKRIAQRHFEGAVEDVVASKRVMDQSLFGESALAGMAGLAGSGGMDDEVSALATRLVEVEDTVTPLSETLRRMEKAQSRSREDSERLRDEVQRIAETAAAAARAGSETAERQSRTALLVSVAAAVASGVALLAVLL, from the coding sequence ATGGCCAACAACCCCCTGCGCGACCTGATCTTCGGCCCCGACCGCGCCGCGCTGGCCAGCGCCAGCACGCCGCGGCGCTCCTTCGCCGACGTGGTGCTGCCGCCATCCACGCGGCGGGCGCTGGACAACGCGCTGGTGCAGATCCAGAAGCACGACCTGATCTTCGGGGAGTGGGGGCTGGGCGAGCGGCACGAGAGCGGACTGGGGCTGGCCTTCAACTTCGCCGGGCCGCCGGGGACGGGAAAAACGATCTGCGCCGAGGCCATCGCGCACGCCCTGGGCAAGCGGCTGCTGGTGGTTCGCTACAACGAGCTGGAAAGCCAGTGGGCGGGCGCCACCGCCAAGAACGTGGCCGCCGTCTTCGCCAGCGCCCAGGCGGAAAACGCCGTCCTCTTCTTCGACGAGGCCGACGCCATCGCCGGACGCCGCTTCACGTCGATGGACCAGGGCTACCAGCGCGAGGCCAACGCCGTGGTGAACGTGCTGCTGCGCGAGCTGGAGGAGTTTCCCGGCGTGGTGATCTTCGCCACCAACCTGGCCGCCAACTTCGACCCGGCGTTCGAGCGGCGCATCCGCACGCACATCCTCTTCGAGCAGCCCGGGCCCGAGGAGCGCGAAAAGATCTGGAAGGTGCAGATCCACGCCCGAAAGACGCCCCTGGCCGCCGACGTGGACTTCGCCGCGCTGGCCCAGCGCTATCCGCTGACGGGCGGCGACATCAAGAACGCCGTGCTCAAGGCGGCGCAGATGGCCATCGCCGAGCCTGGCCCCGACGCGGAGAAGCGAATCGCGCAGCGCCACTTCGAAGGCGCCGTGGAAGACGTGGTGGCATCCAAACGGGTGATGGACCAGTCGCTGTTCGGCGAGTCGGCGTTGGCGGGAATGGCCGGGCTGGCGGGGAGCGGCGGCATGGACGACGAGGTATCGGCGCTGGCGACGCGCTTGGTGGAGGTGGAGGACACCGTCACACCCTTGTCCGAGACGCTACGGCGGATGGAAAAGGCGCAGTCCCGCTCGCGCGAAGATTCCGAGCGGCTGCGCGACGAGGTGCAGCGCATCGCCGAGACGGCCGCGGCGGCTGCCCGCGCAGGGTCGGAGACGGCGGAGCGGCAGTCGAGAACCGCACTCCTGGTGTCCGTCGCGGCGGCCGTGGCATCGGGCGTGGCGCTCCTCGCGGTGCTGCTTTGA
- a CDS encoding HAD family hydrolase has product MRRLILFDIDGTLLDAGGAGRRAIATAMVKVYGQTGRLDGYRMGGRTDPQIVRELLGGVGVEEREIEAGFEALWPMYVEGLRHDITGRVKALPGVPALLDRIHAFHPETVLGLLTGNVVEGARLKVEAAGLPFGRFRVGAYGSDHWQRPELPAIAIQRARELTGIGYQGKEVVIVGDTPFDISCGAHLGVRTLAVATGGHTMEELAACGPDHLFADLSDTEAVWRAISE; this is encoded by the coding sequence ATGCGGCGGCTGATACTTTTCGACATCGACGGAACCCTGCTGGACGCGGGCGGCGCGGGCCGGCGTGCCATCGCCACGGCCATGGTGAAGGTGTACGGCCAGACGGGGCGGCTGGATGGATACCGGATGGGCGGGCGCACCGATCCGCAGATCGTCCGCGAGCTGCTGGGCGGCGTCGGGGTAGAGGAGCGGGAGATCGAGGCCGGGTTCGAGGCGCTGTGGCCGATGTACGTCGAGGGCCTGCGCCACGACATCACCGGCCGCGTGAAGGCGCTTCCAGGCGTTCCCGCGCTGCTGGACCGCATCCACGCGTTCCATCCGGAAACCGTTCTGGGCTTGCTGACGGGGAACGTGGTGGAGGGCGCGCGGCTCAAGGTGGAGGCAGCGGGGCTTCCGTTCGGCCGTTTTCGCGTGGGGGCGTACGGCTCGGATCACTGGCAGCGGCCTGAGCTTCCCGCCATCGCCATCCAGCGCGCCCGCGAGTTGACGGGCATCGGCTACCAGGGCAAGGAGGTGGTGATCGTGGGCGACACGCCGTTCGACATCTCCTGCGGCGCGCACCTGGGGGTGCGCACCCTGGCCGTCGCCACGGGCGGGCACACGATGGAGGAACTGGCCGCCTGCGGCCCGGACCACCTGTTCGCCGACCTGTCCGACACCGAAGCCGTCTGGCGGGCGATCAGCGAGTAG